TCGCCTCTCTCCCATAAACAAAAAGCGATGTCTACGACGGGCGTAGCTGCAGCCCTTCCAAATCCCCAAACCGATGTCTACGACAGGCGTAGCTGCAGCCCATTCCCCATAAACAAATCGTACTCCGTATCAAATATCCAGAAAATGCATACTAAACTAGATATAACGCTTTATTGAGCTAACCTATGGAAGCCATTGAATTTAAGACGATTATTCATAATGGTACAGTTGTCATTCCCCCACAATATTCATCTGAGTGGGAAGGTAAAGCTATCCGTGTGATTGTTTTAGATGATTCAGAACTTTTGTCAGAACCTGTGGAAAAGCTGAAAAAAACGATTTTCAAGGCTATTTCTTTAAACACTCAAGGATTTAACTTTAATCGAGAAGAAGCTAATGTCCGATAGAGTTTTTCTCGATACTAATATCTTAATCTATGGGTATTCTCAGGATGAACCTGATAAACAACAGCGTGCCGTTGAATGTGTTCAATCAGGTGACGTTTGGATTAGTACCCAAGTTCTCAATGAAACAATTAATGTTTTAAAACGGAAGTTTCTCTTAGAATACTCTCAAATTAGGGCTGTTGTTGAAGAATTTACCGAACAGTTTGAAATTGCGATCGTTTCCGTTACCACCATTGAAACGGCTTTAAATTTAGCCGAACGTTATCAGTATAGTTACTTTGATAGCTTAATTGTAGCGAGTGCCTTAGAAGTGGGTTGTCAGATCCTCTACAGTGAAGATTTACAACATAGTCAGCAGATAGATCGTCAATTAACGATTATTAATCCTTTTCATTCTTAATATTTGGGGATAACTCGACTTAAGCAGCATTCGATAATTCACTGCGATCGCACTTCCAACACAAAAGCGATCGCCCTCCCAAATTCCCAAACCGATCGCCCTTCCAACACAAAAGCGATCGCCCCCGTCAACAAATCGTACTTTTGTAAAAAGCGCTCGCCCTCATCAAATAAAATAGCAATATAAAAAAGCGATTGCTCTTAACTGTAAATAGCAGTTTTTTAGCAGTAGTAACAAATTGAGTCTAGATCAATCAAACGACAGTCCAACCTCATCCCAAGCTTTTTTAACAGCTTTTTGTTCAAGGCTATTTTTACCGAATAGGCAACCTGCTTGTATGTAGGTTTGATTTGCTACATCCTTCATCGTGCTATTCGGGTTTAAAACAAGCAAAGTTTTGTACCAAATCTGACCAGGTTTCTCCCAAGCATTGCCTCCAATCTCCATAGCCACTTTATAGAAAGCGTGGTTGGGAATACCTGAGTTAATATGCACCTGTTTATTAAGGTCTGTACCATCAGTATACAAATCTTGGTAGTGTTTAGCCTGCTTATCTTCCTTGTGAACTTTTTCTTCTTTCAAGGTGCGGATAGCCTTTATTCCTGTTTCTGGAAAATATATCTCCTTACCTATTAGCCAATCAGCTTCCTTAGCAGTCTGCTTATTTTTCCATTGAGTAACTAAGCTACCCATGACATCACAAAAACTTTCATTAAGTGCGCCAGACTCAGACTGATATTTCAGCTTACTAGTGAATTCGATTAAGCCATGTGTCATTTCGTGACCCACAACATCAAGTGACTTTGTAAAACTAAAATATTTACTTCCATCACCTTTAGCATAACCCATAGCTGCATAATCTTTACCAGTACGTAGTAATCCAGCAGTGTCAAACAACTCTGGTAGAATATTAACAACAGAAATCAAGCGTGATCCTTCACCATTTAGCGAGTTTCTATTGAAGACTTGTTCGTAGAAATCATAAACATCACCAGAGTGATTATAGGCTTCATTCACAGTTTCATCTTCAGTCGGTGGTTCGCTTTCTTTACGAACTAATTTCATGGGATAACCAGGACTATTCTTTTGATCATAAGTGTATATCTCCCGATATTTTCGCCGTTTTTCTGAATCTCCTGCGCTGATAAATCTTAAGGAGTTAGTGTCTGGAGTTGCATCAGACGTAGGAGTTGCATCATAATAAAAAGATTCTGATAATCCTAGTTGTTCAGCAATATAAGGCGGGATGCAACAGCATAGGGGATTGCGGCACAAATGCATAATTATTACCTTCCTTAATTAATCCTAGTAGTCTGGACAGTTTTTGAGATAAGAGACTTAAAACTATGATTTTTTTACTTCCTATTTTGATTTTTAATTAATCAATTCTGAAGCGAAGTTTGCTGTTATACCAATTCTCTAAAATTCGGCAACAGATACAAACCTGGAAACCCAGATAGCGTCTGAATTTCCTAATTGCGAATTGCGAATTGGTATTACTTGTATTTACTCATGCATAATCAATGATTTATCCCCCAATTTGTTTAATTTTAGAAGGTTAGAAGGAGTGAAATTCCAATCCCAACTATTCATGAATTAAATTTAGAATGGGGGATAACTTTTTCAAAAACTCAAGAAATTTGTGACTTTCAAGTAATTTCAATGATTATTAAGGCACAATTTTCCAAATAAATTTTGCCGGAATATTTGTACTTATTTCTCCTTTTATATTTTCTCCTGCAAGAGCTATAAAATGAGTTGAATTTTTCGGACTTACAGTGAACTCCTGAGAAGAAATACCAAAAGAAAATTTACCTTTTACATCATCTTTTGATGATAAATTTTGTACGGCCACAATATATTTAGTTGTTGGGATGGTATCAAAAGAGTCGTTATTGTTGTTTCCTGAAGTTGTCAGGCTGAAGGCCCCTTCTGTTAAACTTCTTGGCACCAATCTGAATTTTGCATCACTTGTTGTTGTTACATAACCTTTTGGTCTACCTGAGATCGCTGAATCTTTTAAACATTTGGGTTTTGTCTTGTCAAGACACTGTTTTTCCGGTGGTACTGAATCTTTTAGTAAAAATACAAACTGGGGACTGCTTAAATCAACAGAGCCTATTAAGGGTTCAGATATCTGTGTT
The Gloeotrichia echinulata CP02 DNA segment above includes these coding regions:
- a CDS encoding PIN domain-containing protein; this translates as MSDRVFLDTNILIYGYSQDEPDKQQRAVECVQSGDVWISTQVLNETINVLKRKFLLEYSQIRAVVEEFTEQFEIAIVSVTTIETALNLAERYQYSYFDSLIVASALEVGCQILYSEDLQHSQQIDRQLTIINPFHS
- a CDS encoding M4 family metallopeptidase gives rise to the protein MHLCRNPLCCCIPPYIAEQLGLSESFYYDATPTSDATPDTNSLRFISAGDSEKRRKYREIYTYDQKNSPGYPMKLVRKESEPPTEDETVNEAYNHSGDVYDFYEQVFNRNSLNGEGSRLISVVNILPELFDTAGLLRTGKDYAAMGYAKGDGSKYFSFTKSLDVVGHEMTHGLIEFTSKLKYQSESGALNESFCDVMGSLVTQWKNKQTAKEADWLIGKEIYFPETGIKAIRTLKEEKVHKEDKQAKHYQDLYTDGTDLNKQVHINSGIPNHAFYKVAMEIGGNAWEKPGQIWYKTLLVLNPNSTMKDVANQTYIQAGCLFGKNSLEQKAVKKAWDEVGLSFD